A region from the Treponema pallidum subsp. pallidum str. Nichols genome encodes:
- the polA gene encoding DNA polymerase I, protein MQEKKTLYLLDAYGLIYRSYHAFARAPLINDSGANVSAVYGFFRSLHTLLCHYRPRYFVAVFDSLTPTFRHVQYPAYKAKRDKTSAELYAQIPLIEEILCALGITVLRHDGFEADDLIATLAKRVAAEHCHVVIISSDKDVLQLVCDTVQVLRLDIDHKWTCCDAAYVQQRWTVMPTQLLDLFSLMGDSSDNVPGVRGIGPKTAAHLLHCFGTLDGIYRHTYSLKEALRTKIVCGKKDAFFSRSLIELRDDVPCVFSLEDSCCIPLDVTSAARIFVREGLHALAQQYRACVQEIDTEATNDTLQMTESSVLTSGRCANECFLSQVEGRASTPEVNSVLKSELKTSAVSGAIPIENRDLRQDVMLARSAGHYRGVTDPVELKRIIDCACANGVVAFDCETDGLHPHDTRLVGFSICFQEAEAFYVPLIVPDVSLHTESTQCTCARSTNVETEKECTEQHGVSASAVQDPAYVQAVMHQLRRLWNDETLTLVMHNGKFDYHVMHRAGVFEHCACNIFDTMVAAWLLDPDRGTYGMDVLAASFFQIRTITFEEVVAKGQTFAHVPYECAVRYAAEDADITFRLYHYLKLRLETAGLLSVFETIEMPLLPILARMEEVGIFLRKDVVQQLTRSFSDLIQQYEHDIFSLAGHEFNIGSPKQLQTVLFQELHLPPGKKNTQGYSTDHSVLKKLARKHPIAEKILLFRDLSKLRSTYTESLAKLADQTGRVHTSFVQIGTATGRLSSRNPNLQNIPIKSTEGRKIRQAFQATVGHELISADYTQIELVVLAHLSQDRNLLNAFRQHIDIHALTAAYIFNVSIDDVQPAMRRIAKTINFGIVYGMSAFRLSDELKISQKEAQSFIYRYFETYPGVYAFSTQVAEQTRKTGYVTSLAGRRRYIRTIDSRNTLERARAERMALNTQIQSSAADIVKIAMIAIQRAFARRPLRAQLLLQVHDELIFEAPAAETAIVKEILFAEMEHAVELSIPLRIHVESGNSWGDFH, encoded by the coding sequence ATGCAAGAGAAAAAAACGCTTTACCTTCTTGATGCCTACGGACTTATTTATCGGAGTTACCACGCGTTCGCGCGTGCGCCGTTGATTAACGACAGCGGTGCGAATGTTTCTGCCGTATATGGTTTTTTTCGGAGTTTGCACACGCTCCTGTGTCACTATCGACCCCGTTATTTTGTTGCTGTTTTTGATTCTCTCACGCCTACCTTTCGGCACGTACAGTACCCAGCCTATAAGGCAAAAAGGGATAAGACTTCTGCAGAGCTTTATGCGCAAATTCCCCTTATCGAAGAAATCCTGTGTGCACTGGGCATTACAGTTTTGCGTCATGACGGCTTTGAAGCTGACGACCTCATTGCAACCCTAGCAAAACGAGTTGCGGCTGAGCACTGTCATGTTGTGATTATCTCCTCAGATAAAGATGTACTTCAGCTTGTGTGTGATACGGTGCAAGTGCTCAGACTTGACATAGATCATAAGTGGACATGTTGCGACGCTGCGTACGTACAGCAACGGTGGACGGTCATGCCAACACAATTACTTGATTTGTTCTCTCTCATGGGAGATTCCTCCGACAATGTGCCTGGTGTGAGAGGGATTGGTCCTAAGACGGCTGCACATCTTCTCCACTGTTTTGGCACACTTGATGGTATTTATCGTCATACCTATTCCTTAAAAGAAGCGCTGCGCACGAAGATAGTGTGTGGGAAGAAAGATGCATTTTTTTCTCGTTCACTCATTGAGTTGCGTGACGATGTACCATGTGTTTTTTCGCTCGAAGATTCCTGTTGTATTCCGCTCGATGTAACGTCTGCTGCACGTATTTTTGTGCGAGAAGGATTGCATGCGCTTGCACAACAATATCGTGCTTGTGTGCAAGAAATAGATACAGAAGCAACAAACGATACATTACAAATGACAGAGTCTTCTGTGCTCACGTCTGGTCGATGTGCAAATGAGTGTTTCTTATCTCAGGTAGAAGGGAGGGCTAGTACACCGGAGGTGAACTCCGTATTGAAGTCGGAGTTGAAGACGAGTGCTGTGTCTGGCGCCATACCTATAGAAAATAGAGATCTTAGGCAGGATGTTATGCTTGCACGCAGTGCAGGTCATTATCGTGGTGTTACTGACCCTGTAGAACTTAAACGTATTATTGATTGCGCGTGTGCGAATGGTGTGGTCGCGTTTGATTGTGAAACGGATGGATTGCATCCGCACGATACACGTCTGGTCGGATTTTCGATCTGCTTTCAGGAAGCAGAGGCTTTTTATGTTCCTCTTATTGTTCCGGACGTTTCTCTTCATACCGAGTCAACTCAGTGTACATGTGCACGTAGCACTAATGTCGAGACTGAAAAGGAGTGCACAGAACAGCATGGGGTATCTGCATCTGCTGTGCAGGATCCGGCATATGTCCAAGCTGTCATGCACCAGCTTCGACGTCTTTGGAATGATGAGACGCTCACACTTGTTATGCATAATGGAAAGTTTGATTATCACGTTATGCATCGTGCAGGCGTTTTTGAGCACTGTGCATGTAATATTTTCGATACGATGGTTGCAGCTTGGTTGCTGGATCCCGATCGCGGTACATACGGTATGGATGTACTTGCCGCATCATTCTTTCAGATCAGAACGATTACATTTGAAGAAGTGGTAGCAAAAGGGCAAACCTTTGCGCACGTCCCTTATGAGTGTGCAGTCCGCTATGCAGCGGAGGATGCAGATATTACTTTTCGTTTATACCATTATTTAAAACTCCGCTTGGAAACAGCAGGATTGCTTTCTGTGTTTGAGACCATAGAAATGCCGCTTTTGCCTATCCTAGCACGTATGGAAGAAGTGGGGATTTTTTTACGTAAGGATGTTGTGCAGCAGCTCACTCGATCTTTTTCAGATTTGATCCAGCAGTACGAGCACGATATTTTTTCTCTTGCCGGTCATGAATTTAATATTGGTTCTCCGAAGCAACTGCAGACAGTCCTTTTTCAAGAATTACATTTACCGCCCGGTAAAAAGAATACTCAAGGTTATTCTACTGATCATTCTGTATTGAAGAAACTTGCACGTAAGCATCCCATTGCAGAAAAAATATTGCTCTTTAGAGATCTTTCAAAGTTACGTTCGACGTATACCGAATCGCTTGCAAAACTTGCTGATCAAACAGGGCGTGTACATACTAGCTTTGTGCAAATTGGTACCGCAACTGGAAGGCTTTCGAGTAGAAATCCAAATTTACAAAACATTCCCATTAAAAGCACAGAAGGAAGAAAAATAAGGCAGGCGTTTCAAGCTACTGTTGGGCATGAGTTAATTTCGGCAGACTATACACAAATAGAGCTGGTCGTGTTGGCCCATCTATCTCAAGATAGAAATCTTCTCAATGCATTTCGACAGCACATTGATATTCATGCATTGACTGCTGCATATATTTTCAATGTGTCTATAGACGATGTACAACCTGCAATGAGAAGAATCGCAAAAACTATTAACTTTGGAATCGTGTATGGAATGAGCGCTTTTAGATTGAGTGACGAACTTAAAATTTCTCAGAAGGAAGCGCAGAGCTTCATTTACCGTTATTTTGAAACGTACCCGGGGGTGTATGCTTTTAGTACACAGGTTGCAGAGCAGACACGTAAAACCGGCTATGTGACTAGCTTGGCTGGAAGACGACGCTACATCCGTACTATCGATAGTCGCAATACGCTTGAGCGCGCGCGTGCCGAACGTATGGCGTTGAATACTCAAATTCAGAGTTCTGCGGCGGATATTGTGAAAATTGCCATGATAGCAATCCAGCGTGCGTTTGCGCGCCGACCGTTACGTGCACAATTGTTGCTGCAGGTACACGATGAATTGATTTTTGAGGCGCCAGCTGCTGAGACAGCGATAGTGAAAGAAATTCTCTTTGCTGAGATGGAACATGCTGTTGAGCTCTCGATCCCGCTGCGTATACACGTGGAGTCTGGAAATAGTTGGGGTGATTTTCATTAG
- a CDS encoding BCCT family transporter, with product MQKEKCDFSVSLIPLGIVISCALLFISFPDISHRVIGTLLNILVNKLGFFYILTGLFFLGTTLTIAFSRYGAVYLGTTRTARYSNFTWGSMIFTSTMAADILYWSLIEWAHYFTQAPFIAEHSPPTERQEWAAAYPLFHWGIIPWSFYVLLAVAFGYMLHVKKRHTHKISEACRPLLGAYVDGIIGEAIDICSVVGLLLGVATTFSLATPLLSLMVSLLFGISNTQLLALALLCVIALVYTTAVLLGTQGISKLSRAAVYCFSTVLVFFLCAGPTVYLIETGITAIGKMLQNFFLMATWMDPSRISLQETDGTLGFPQRWTIFYWAYWITWSVATPFFIGAISEGRTIRNTIVGGLCWGIAGTYGSFIVLGNYGLYLQTHHLLPAAYLLRAGNTPAEVIIAIIQTLPCAYIVMALLAATMIAFYASTFDALTLIIASYSQKSVAPGEEPRQIMKSFWAVACILLPASLIFSQSTLMHLKSLAIIAAFPLALIMLCVVASFFKELRAEVTS from the coding sequence ATGCAGAAAGAAAAATGTGACTTCAGCGTCTCTCTCATCCCATTGGGAATCGTGATCTCGTGCGCACTCCTATTTATTTCCTTTCCTGACATTTCTCATCGGGTAATCGGTACCCTCTTGAATATACTGGTAAACAAACTGGGCTTTTTCTATATCCTTACCGGACTGTTTTTTTTAGGAACGACGCTGACTATTGCTTTTTCACGGTATGGTGCGGTGTATCTGGGTACTACGCGCACCGCACGCTATTCCAACTTTACGTGGGGCTCCATGATTTTTACGTCCACCATGGCGGCGGATATTTTGTATTGGTCGCTCATCGAATGGGCGCACTACTTCACTCAAGCTCCGTTTATAGCAGAACACTCCCCTCCCACGGAAAGACAAGAATGGGCGGCAGCGTATCCCCTTTTCCATTGGGGCATCATACCTTGGTCTTTTTACGTTCTTCTCGCAGTGGCCTTCGGCTACATGTTGCATGTAAAGAAGCGACACACACACAAAATTTCTGAAGCCTGTCGTCCGCTGCTGGGCGCGTACGTAGACGGAATAATAGGAGAAGCAATCGATATCTGTTCTGTAGTGGGATTGCTTCTAGGCGTTGCAACCACGTTTTCCTTAGCAACGCCCCTCCTTTCGCTCATGGTTTCTCTCTTGTTCGGTATTTCTAACACCCAGCTGCTCGCTTTAGCGTTGCTCTGCGTTATTGCGTTGGTGTACACCACAGCAGTACTGCTGGGTACCCAGGGGATCTCAAAGCTCTCGCGTGCCGCGGTGTACTGCTTTAGTACCGTTCTTGTTTTCTTCTTGTGTGCAGGACCAACCGTGTATCTTATCGAGACGGGTATCACCGCGATAGGGAAAATGCTACAAAACTTCTTTCTTATGGCAACGTGGATGGATCCTTCTCGTATTTCATTACAGGAAACGGATGGGACGCTTGGATTTCCACAGCGGTGGACTATCTTTTACTGGGCGTATTGGATCACGTGGTCTGTTGCAACCCCATTCTTCATCGGCGCGATATCCGAAGGGAGAACCATCCGGAATACCATCGTCGGAGGGCTCTGCTGGGGTATCGCAGGTACGTACGGCTCCTTCATCGTCTTAGGGAACTACGGGCTCTATTTACAAACGCACCACCTCCTTCCTGCCGCGTACTTGCTGCGCGCGGGGAATACACCCGCTGAGGTGATTATCGCAATTATTCAGACACTGCCCTGCGCGTACATCGTTATGGCGCTGTTGGCAGCTACCATGATCGCCTTTTATGCAAGTACTTTTGACGCATTAACGCTCATCATCGCTTCCTATTCGCAAAAAAGCGTTGCACCGGGAGAAGAACCACGTCAAATAATGAAATCGTTTTGGGCGGTTGCGTGCATTCTCCTTCCCGCTTCTCTCATATTCTCCCAGTCCACACTCATGCACCTGAAAAGTTTAGCCATCATTGCGGCATTTCCTTTAGCGCTGATTATGTTGTGCGTGGTAGCATCATTTTTTAAGGAACTACGCGCCGAGGTAACCTCATAA
- a CDS encoding phosphotransferase produces MGRRFFQIFQLLRDAPRLCQRDIAKALRLSLAYTNRLLHAMESAGLLETHGTFGARTRSLTPLAHSQYQSCRVHNAVIMAAGFGSRCVPLTYATPKGLLKVFGEPMIERQIRQLHEVGITDITVVVGYLKEAFEYLVDKHDVTLTYNPDYETANNLSTLYHARHLLRNTYILSSDNWLRENIYHSHEWDSWYTAVKTQGKTKEWVLKTGLYDKITAVKIGGRSGWIMYGPAYFSASFSKKIIPLIEAAYMRPENRAWFWEDVFMRNTKSLTMFANKQADNLIYEFESLDELRKFDFAYMVSSDNEWMRVISHVFNQPEMTIGKLRPLKAGMTNKSFIFELNDKPYLFRIPGEGTELLVNRFQEAAVYEAIKPLNICDTLVHLEPARGIKITVFHKDCRSANPSDPADLDLCMRIARKLHQSGICVAHRFDFRSRIAYYEKLALDQYSILYADYRSVREKMNTLLAIVDSVDKPCVLTHVDLTPDNFLLCDGSAQLIDWEYAGMCDPLVDIAMFSLYAHFNTAQIEDLMYRYFQRNPHGEERLRVFCYIALGGFLWSLWTSYKQALGISFGDYGLKMYRYAKEYYEAVQTLLKTHRADHAERKM; encoded by the coding sequence GTGGGGCGTCGTTTTTTCCAGATTTTTCAGCTTTTGCGCGATGCGCCTCGGCTTTGCCAGCGTGACATCGCCAAGGCGTTGCGCCTGTCCTTGGCTTACACCAATCGCCTTCTACACGCTATGGAGTCTGCAGGACTCCTTGAAACCCACGGGACCTTTGGTGCGCGGACGCGTTCTCTCACCCCCCTTGCACATAGTCAGTATCAGTCTTGCCGGGTTCATAATGCGGTAATAATGGCTGCAGGCTTTGGCTCCCGTTGCGTGCCTCTTACATACGCTACTCCAAAGGGCCTGCTGAAAGTCTTTGGTGAGCCCATGATTGAGCGTCAAATTCGTCAGTTACACGAAGTCGGCATTACTGACATCACGGTCGTCGTCGGCTACCTCAAAGAGGCCTTTGAGTACCTCGTCGACAAGCATGACGTGACGCTCACCTATAACCCTGACTATGAAACTGCCAACAACCTATCCACCCTCTACCACGCCCGTCATTTACTTCGAAATACCTACATACTCTCAAGCGATAACTGGCTACGCGAAAACATTTATCACTCCCATGAGTGGGATTCCTGGTATACGGCTGTCAAGACACAAGGGAAAACAAAGGAATGGGTGTTAAAAACCGGATTGTACGACAAAATTACCGCCGTGAAAATTGGTGGCAGAAGTGGGTGGATCATGTACGGTCCAGCTTACTTTTCTGCATCGTTTTCTAAAAAGATCATCCCCCTCATCGAAGCTGCCTACATGCGCCCAGAAAACCGCGCGTGGTTCTGGGAAGACGTCTTTATGCGCAATACAAAATCCCTTACCATGTTTGCCAACAAACAGGCTGACAACCTTATCTACGAATTTGAGTCGCTCGATGAGCTGCGCAAGTTTGATTTTGCGTACATGGTTTCGAGCGATAACGAGTGGATGCGCGTCATTTCCCATGTTTTCAACCAACCCGAAATGACAATCGGTAAGCTGCGTCCACTTAAAGCAGGAATGACGAACAAATCTTTTATCTTTGAGCTGAATGATAAGCCGTACCTATTCAGAATTCCTGGAGAGGGTACCGAACTCCTTGTCAATCGCTTCCAAGAAGCTGCCGTGTATGAAGCAATTAAGCCCCTTAATATTTGTGACACTCTCGTTCACCTTGAGCCTGCCCGTGGTATTAAAATCACCGTCTTCCACAAAGACTGCCGCAGTGCAAACCCTAGTGATCCGGCAGACCTTGACTTGTGCATGAGGATTGCGCGCAAACTCCATCAATCAGGTATTTGTGTTGCCCATAGGTTCGACTTCAGATCGCGTATTGCGTATTACGAAAAGCTTGCCCTCGACCAGTACAGTATTCTTTACGCTGACTATCGTTCAGTGAGAGAAAAAATGAATACACTCTTGGCTATTGTCGATTCAGTGGACAAACCGTGCGTACTTACGCATGTCGATCTAACCCCAGATAACTTCCTGCTTTGCGATGGCAGTGCCCAGCTCATCGATTGGGAATATGCGGGCATGTGTGATCCGCTTGTGGATATCGCGATGTTCTCTTTGTATGCCCACTTTAACACCGCCCAGATAGAAGATCTCATGTATCGTTATTTTCAGCGTAATCCGCACGGAGAAGAGCGCCTGCGCGTCTTTTGCTATATTGCTCTTGGGGGATTTTTGTGGTCTTTGTGGACGAGCTACAAACAGGCGCTTGGTATCTCGTTTGGAGATTATGGACTGAAAATGTACCGATATGCAAAAGAATATTACGAAGCAGTTCAGACGCTCCTGAAAACACATAGGGCAGATCATGCAGAAAGAAAAATGTGA
- a CDS encoding ATP-dependent 6-phosphofructokinase yields the protein MAHLPKEYDFSIESLGESKIPSPIYLSHTLGDFIPNYVSDNEYISHELSARLGETVGPFTHKNLMERAGPRQKIFFNPHHVHAGIVTCGGLCPGLNDVIRAIVRCLWGRYGVKRISGIRFGYKGLLPDYNFDILPLTPEVIDNCHKTGGSLLGTSRGGGNRVVDIVDGIERLNLHILFIIGGDGSQKGAKEIADEIKHRNLKISIIGIPKTVDNDISFVQKSFGFDTAIVKATEAVAAAHMEARSQINGIGLVKLMGRESGFIATYTAIASHETNFVLIPEVSFDLDGPNGLLAHLEKRIALRKHAVLVVAEGAGQDLMVNADGVPSGDSQGGSLRVSSGTDASGNKRLADIGLFLKEKIGVYFKEKRIHINLKYIDPSYLIRSAVAAPIDSIYCERLGNNAVHAAMCGKTKMIIGLVHNKFVHLPIDVVVCQRKHVNPEGSLWRDALDATGQPIVMKNII from the coding sequence ATGGCACATCTTCCTAAAGAGTACGATTTTTCTATAGAGTCATTGGGGGAAAGCAAAATTCCCTCTCCCATCTACCTGTCTCACACCCTTGGCGACTTCATTCCTAACTACGTCAGTGACAATGAGTACATCAGCCATGAACTGAGTGCGCGTCTGGGGGAGACGGTAGGGCCCTTTACTCATAAAAACTTGATGGAGCGTGCGGGCCCGCGCCAGAAGATTTTCTTCAACCCGCATCACGTTCATGCAGGTATTGTCACCTGTGGAGGGCTCTGTCCCGGCCTCAACGATGTCATTCGCGCCATCGTCCGCTGCCTTTGGGGCCGCTATGGCGTTAAGCGCATTAGTGGTATCCGCTTTGGCTATAAGGGCCTCTTGCCCGATTACAACTTCGATATCCTGCCGCTCACCCCTGAGGTCATCGATAACTGCCACAAAACAGGTGGTTCGCTGCTAGGCACCTCGCGCGGTGGGGGGAACCGTGTGGTTGACATCGTCGATGGTATCGAGCGGCTCAACCTGCACATTCTCTTTATCATTGGGGGGGATGGGAGTCAGAAGGGAGCAAAAGAGATTGCCGACGAAATAAAACACCGCAACCTTAAGATTTCCATCATCGGCATTCCCAAAACGGTGGACAACGACATCTCTTTTGTTCAAAAGTCATTTGGCTTCGATACTGCTATTGTCAAAGCAACAGAGGCAGTTGCCGCAGCGCACATGGAGGCTCGTTCACAGATTAACGGCATTGGACTGGTCAAACTCATGGGGCGTGAGTCTGGATTCATCGCTACGTACACGGCGATTGCGAGCCATGAGACAAACTTCGTACTCATCCCTGAAGTGAGCTTTGACCTTGACGGTCCAAATGGGCTTTTGGCTCACCTAGAGAAGCGAATCGCGCTACGTAAGCATGCGGTGCTCGTTGTAGCAGAAGGTGCGGGGCAAGACCTAATGGTAAATGCGGACGGTGTGCCCTCCGGTGATTCCCAAGGAGGTAGTTTGCGCGTGAGCAGCGGCACGGATGCGTCGGGTAACAAGCGCCTTGCGGATATCGGTTTGTTCTTAAAAGAAAAGATTGGAGTCTATTTCAAAGAAAAGCGTATACACATCAATTTAAAGTACATCGATCCGAGCTACTTGATTCGTTCCGCGGTTGCTGCGCCCATAGATTCGATTTACTGCGAACGCCTCGGTAACAATGCGGTGCATGCGGCGATGTGCGGTAAAACGAAAATGATCATTGGCTTGGTGCACAATAAGTTTGTACACCTCCCAATCGATGTGGTGGTGTGCCAACGCAAACACGTAAATCCTGAAGGATCGTTGTGGCGCGACGCCCTTGATGCAACAGGACAGCCGATTGTGATGAAAAATATTATCTAG
- the rlmB gene encoding 23S rRNA (guanosine(2251)-2'-O)-methyltransferase RlmB, translating to MVISGLRAIEEFLRAQPAALEGLHAGGKNSKTQQSCVRVLTLYYAAENARIKRLLGMAAARGIRITHTTCAVLDKLARSLPPALRDHRGILAVLSSPSATPQGSHTRKKRPAVDSSQERTLLHALATHTHALVLVLDAITDPHNVGAIVRSADQFSVDAVLLPHHHGAGGTETITRVSAGAVAWVPLVRVRNLVRTAGILKRSGFWLYGADVAGEAIGARTFPPKTALVLGNEGHGVSPLLRTHCDALISIPTQGNVDSLNVSVAAGILLYEIRRSQQSPYSVQRQNEMNAQ from the coding sequence ATGGTTATTTCAGGATTACGCGCCATCGAAGAGTTTCTGCGCGCGCAGCCTGCTGCGCTAGAAGGGTTACACGCGGGAGGAAAAAACAGCAAGACGCAACAAAGCTGCGTGCGTGTGCTCACGCTCTATTATGCAGCGGAAAATGCGCGCATCAAACGACTCCTTGGTATGGCCGCGGCACGGGGGATACGGATCACGCACACAACGTGTGCTGTGCTTGATAAGCTAGCGCGTAGTTTACCCCCTGCGCTGCGCGATCACCGCGGTATCCTTGCTGTTCTAAGTTCACCGAGCGCAACGCCGCAGGGTTCTCATACAAGAAAAAAACGACCCGCTGTGGACAGCTCGCAGGAACGAACGTTGTTACATGCACTGGCAACGCACACGCACGCGCTTGTGCTCGTCTTAGACGCAATTACTGATCCCCACAACGTTGGGGCAATTGTACGCAGTGCAGACCAATTTTCTGTCGATGCAGTGCTCCTGCCGCACCATCATGGGGCAGGAGGTACAGAAACTATCACGCGAGTGAGCGCAGGCGCCGTTGCATGGGTACCGCTTGTGCGTGTACGCAACCTAGTGCGCACTGCAGGTATCCTCAAGCGTTCAGGATTCTGGCTATACGGTGCTGATGTAGCAGGAGAAGCAATAGGCGCCCGTACTTTTCCTCCTAAGACAGCGCTTGTGTTAGGCAACGAGGGGCACGGCGTTTCGCCGTTGCTGCGCACGCACTGCGACGCACTCATCTCTATCCCAACGCAGGGGAATGTAGACAGTCTGAACGTGTCGGTTGCCGCAGGTATTCTGTTATACGAAATACGCCGGAGTCAGCAGTCTCCCTACTCCGTACAAAGGCAAAACGAAATGAACGCTCAATGA
- a CDS encoding DUF5312 domain-containing protein: MRGYGDAMNEQLSTFDKLVETLSTEDAQRMLAGIGKALRTSEANAETPAKVKKKRAFARWDTREDSLAGETFFFRFWIGVKSFFRSSSVEALYEETLLQRLGNDLKAHYAQYIDVKEKTFTKVFYDKMGELRKTQVFFDSLLACYNSDKGDFYLLLSSFITPVVYEQLMACSDPFAAQGDGTPSGLRASLLKRMDVALATLSGPHKTELYQAARAIEWMKVFCEVPVDRILLRFTVISPASAVCPITILQSELEKLACVIHDSKHIPDAVLQGLFVLKSKTSLHDAQVDNAAHAAAFLKEASAALVVIKDLSHSIPIEDFVRFAGRNIRWQPRAIAGGEDWFVLFKKAWKKRFNEKWALWSTAQKRLVLKEQMLSLLGREQFSELTHRPWEGFWYQLVFRREMSFVFLKNLFEGAYARVVSPPLNVILAEGSFYRRDELIEYTDAVNVLEQMGAKIRNFEVRLSPVGEWGVAFSAQRKEHTVTMKSKGILEALIKVIDSEATVLLDATLKAFHCIGAMLASMIGASKTSAYATLTNWSDIRGSDNASFREQASQARAYVQTASRALVEMENLETTHL; encoded by the coding sequence GTGCGTGGCTATGGTGACGCTATGAACGAACAGCTCTCAACATTTGATAAATTGGTGGAAACGCTCTCCACTGAGGACGCGCAGCGTATGCTTGCCGGTATCGGGAAAGCACTGCGTACTAGTGAAGCTAACGCGGAGACTCCCGCGAAAGTCAAGAAAAAGCGCGCCTTTGCTCGCTGGGATACCAGAGAGGATAGCTTGGCGGGCGAAACCTTTTTTTTCCGCTTCTGGATTGGGGTAAAGTCCTTTTTTCGGTCTTCGTCGGTGGAAGCGTTGTACGAGGAAACACTTCTCCAGCGTCTGGGCAATGATCTTAAGGCGCATTACGCGCAGTACATTGACGTAAAGGAAAAAACCTTCACAAAGGTTTTTTACGACAAGATGGGCGAGTTGCGCAAAACACAGGTATTTTTTGATTCATTGCTCGCCTGCTACAATAGCGATAAGGGGGACTTCTACCTCCTGTTGAGCTCTTTTATCACTCCCGTTGTGTATGAGCAGCTGATGGCGTGCAGCGATCCGTTTGCTGCGCAGGGAGATGGTACTCCTTCTGGTTTGCGTGCGTCCCTCCTTAAAAGAATGGACGTCGCCCTTGCCACCCTGAGTGGTCCTCATAAAACTGAGTTGTATCAGGCGGCGCGCGCTATCGAGTGGATGAAGGTTTTTTGTGAAGTGCCTGTCGATCGTATTCTGCTGCGTTTTACCGTCATCTCCCCGGCGAGTGCCGTGTGTCCCATTACTATTTTGCAATCTGAATTGGAAAAGCTTGCGTGTGTTATCCATGACAGCAAGCATATTCCCGACGCGGTATTGCAGGGGCTTTTTGTGCTGAAGAGTAAAACATCGCTGCATGACGCGCAGGTGGATAACGCTGCGCACGCTGCTGCCTTTCTTAAGGAGGCGAGTGCAGCGCTCGTTGTTATCAAGGATTTATCGCACAGCATTCCTATTGAGGATTTTGTCCGTTTTGCAGGTAGGAACATTCGTTGGCAACCTCGGGCAATTGCCGGTGGTGAGGATTGGTTTGTCCTTTTTAAGAAAGCGTGGAAAAAACGTTTCAATGAAAAATGGGCGCTGTGGTCTACCGCACAGAAGCGTTTAGTGCTTAAGGAGCAAATGCTTTCTCTTCTCGGAAGGGAGCAGTTCTCAGAGTTGACTCATCGGCCATGGGAAGGGTTTTGGTATCAGCTTGTGTTTAGGCGAGAGATGTCTTTTGTCTTTTTAAAAAATTTGTTCGAAGGTGCGTATGCGCGCGTCGTTTCACCGCCGCTGAACGTTATTCTTGCTGAGGGCAGTTTCTATCGTCGAGATGAGTTGATAGAGTACACTGACGCGGTAAATGTACTGGAGCAGATGGGAGCAAAGATTAGGAATTTCGAGGTAAGACTTTCGCCGGTGGGGGAATGGGGAGTCGCCTTTAGTGCCCAGCGTAAAGAGCACACAGTTACCATGAAAAGTAAGGGTATTCTGGAAGCTCTGATAAAGGTAATTGACTCTGAGGCGACTGTCTTGCTTGATGCAACCTTAAAGGCATTTCATTGCATTGGCGCTATGTTGGCGAGTATGATCGGGGCGTCGAAAACAAGTGCCTACGCAACGCTTACCAATTGGTCTGATATCCGTGGGAGCGACAATGCTAGCTTCCGTGAGCAGGCTTCTCAGGCGAGAGCGTATGTGCAAACGGCGTCGCGTGCGCTAGTAGAAATGGAGAACCTAGAAACTACGCACCTGTGA